A stretch of DNA from Micromonospora peucetia:
TCAGGCTCGTCGTCACCGAGCCGAGCCGGTTCGTGCACCGGCAGCTCTGGGTGACCGGCCTGCTCGGTCTCTTCGGCGCCCCCGAGCCCTACTACGCCGGTGCGCCCGCCCCCGAGGTCCTCCCCGGCGCCTGACCCCGCCCGGCCGTTCGCTCAGGTGTCGCCGAGGCCCGACAGGTCCACGTCCGTCACCTCGGTGACCGCGCGGATCGCCGTCACCGACGCGTACCCCTCGGCCAGCAGGGCCAGGTCGGTGCCGGGCTGCACGGCCTGCCCCGGCTCCGCCAGGGACGTGCGGACGAAGCCGTGCCCGGCCTCCGCCACCGTCATCTGCACCTGGCCGAAGCTGGCCAGCGTGCCCCGGCGTACCCCGCGCAGCCGGCCGTGCGGCAGGTCCGGCGCGTTCACGTTCAGCACGCTCTCCACCGGCCCGGCGGTGAGCCGGGGCAGCAGGTCCAGGGCGACCCGGGCGGCCGTCGACCAGTGCCGCTCGGCGTCGCGTACCCGGGCGGCGGCGGCCACCGCGGCACCCCCGCTGGCGGCCGTGGCCTCCCCGGCCGAGAGCACGTCGAGTGAGACGGCCATCGCCCGGCAGCCGTTCGCGGCGGCGGTGAAGGCGGCACCCACCGTGCCCGAGTGCAGCACCGCGCGCCCGGCGTTCGCGCCCCGGTTGATGCCGGAGAGCACCACCGTCGGCGGGGGTCCGAACGCGCCGTGCACCGCGATCAGCGCGATGAAGCCGGGCGAGCCGGCGACCCCGAACGCCGGCACCTCCGGCAGCTCCGGCAGCGGGTGCTCGCGGACCACCACGTGCCCGTCGCGCTCCACGGCGTTCATCGCGGCGCTGGTGCCGCTCGCCTCCTCCAGCGGCGCGGCGACGACCACGTCCAGCCCCCGGTCCGCCGCCGCCCGCGCCAGCGCCTGGATGCCCGGCGCGGCGATCCCGTCGTCGTTGGTCACCAGCACCCGCAGCGTCATCGCTCGGCCGCCCGGTCGGCCAGCTCGTCGGGGGTGGTCCGCTCGTGCGGCCGGCTGCCGGCCGGTACGAGGCGTACCCGGTCGACCAGGCCGGTGATCGAGTCGAGCCGGCCGGTGCCCAGGCCGTGCCGGGTCACGTTGAGTGCCCCGGCCGCCGCGCCGGTACGGATCGCGGTGCGCACGTCACCGCCGCGGGCCACCACGGCCGCCACCCCGGCGGTCATCGAGTCGCCCGCGCCGCGCGTGTCGGCGGCCTCCAACCGGGGCATCTCCACCTCGAAGACCTCGCCGTCGACCAGGGCGAGGGCCGGCTTGTCGGCCCGGCTCACCACCACGTTCTCGGCGCCGCCGGCGTGCAGGTCGTACAGGGCCCGGGTGAGCTGCTCCTCGTCCTCACCGTCGGCGCGGCCGTCGGCGATCAGCTCCTCGTGGCTGATCTTGAGGAAGAAGACCCCGCTGTCCAGCACGGCGTCGAGGTGCTCGCCGCAGAGGTCGACCACCACCCGGCTGCCGTTGGCCCCGAGGTCGGCGGCGAACCGCCGGTAGAGGTCGGCCGGGACCAGCGACGGCTCGTTCGGCCCGCTCAGCACGCTGACCGTTGCGCGCAGCCCCTCGCCGAGTGCCAGGTTGTAGAGCTCGTCCAACTCGTGCCGGCTGAGTGGCTGGCCGGGCACGTCCACGATCTCCTGCCGGGAGCCGTCGCGGCGGTCGTGCACGTACCCGCCGCTGCCGGACTCGCGGAGCACCACCTTCAGGTCGACCCCCTCGCTGACCAGCAGCGGCTCAAGCACCTGACCGATCTCGCCGCCGAGGGCGGTGCAGAGCACCACGTCGACCCCGAGCGACATCACCATCCGGGCCTGCCAGACGCCCTGCCCGCCCGGGTGCAGGTGCAGCTCCGGCGCCTCGCTGGGCTGGTCGACGGTCACCGTCAGCCGGGGCGTGGGCGCGAAGACCATCACGTGCCCGCTCATCCGTCGTACCCGTTCATGCGTCCACCCTCCACCGATCGACACGTCACGTGACCGTCCATCAGCCGAACGTAGTCGGGGCAGTGCTCGGACGTCCGGACTCCGGGCGGGATCGGCGCGGCGTTGCCAGCGTGCCCGGCATGCGCGACGATCGGGCGACCATCGACGGTGGGGAGACGGCGTGCTCAGGCGGGATTCCTTCAGCTACACCGTCCAGGCGCGCTGTTCCCTCACGGAGGCCGCGGCGTTGCTGGCCGATCCCGGCCGGCAGAAGGATCTGCACCCGCTGATCGTCCGGGTCCGCCGGGTGCCGCCCCGCCCCGGCGCACGGGCCAGCTACGACATCACCGATCGACTGGCCGCGGGGCCGGTACGCCTGCCGATCACCTACCGGGCCGACGTCCTCGTCGACGATCCCGACGAGATCGTCACCGTGGCCCGGCAGTGGCCCGCCACCACCGTACGCAACCACACCCGGCTGCGGGCGGAGCCCGACGGCGTGGTCCGCATCGACGTGGAGATCACCCTCGCCGCGCCCACGCCGCTCTTCGGCTACGCGTTCCGCCAGGCCCGCGCCGCCCACCTGGGGCTGGCCGCCCGCCTCGGCGCAGTCCTCGACCAGCACCCGCCCGAGCACCCGACCGACTGACCCACGACGGCGCCCGCCCTGCTGGGCGGCGGACGCGACGGCACCGGCTCCGCTCGCGCCGGACGCGACGGCACCGGCTCCGCTCGCGCCGGACGCGACGGCACCGGCTCCGCTCGCGCCGGACGCGATCGGGGCCGGTTCGCCGGGCGTGACCGCCTGGTGGCCCGCGCCGGGCGGGGCACCGGGGCGCGGGCGTCAGTAGACCGACAGGTGCACGTGGTTGGTGTGGTCGCTGGACGGGTCGCCGTTGGCTCCGCTGTACGACTTCCACCCGCTGCTCGGCAGCCAGATCTGCCTGTACCAGATCACGTAGAGCACGGCGAGCCGGTCGGCGTTGCCCACGAAGTACGCCGCCAGGTTGTTGCCGTAGGTCCGGTCGCCGCCGGTGGCGTCGCCGCCGAAGCCGCTCTTCTGGGCCGCGAAGTCGCAGGCCCGACCCTTCGGGTGCTCACCCGAGCCGCCGGAGCGGTAGCAGGAGACGTAGCGGGTGAAGCCCGCAGCCTTGGCCTGGTTGAGCGCGTGCAGGGTGCGCGGGGTGATGCAGCCGCTGGCGGGGGTGGGGTCGTTGACGCTGCACGACTCGGACGGCCAGGAGCCGTCGGAGTTGCGCGGCGCCGACTTCGCCGTCTTCTTCGAGGTGCTGCCCGGCGAGGTGCCCCCGCTGGCGGACTGCTGCCGGTTGGCCACCGTCAGCGCCCGTTCGGCCTGCTCCTTGCGTTTGTCCATCACGGCGACCTGCTTACGCTGCTCCCGGATCTCGCCGTTCAGGGCGAGCTGGGTGCGGGTGGCCTCGTCGCGGGTCTGCTGGAGGTCGCGCAGCGCCCGGTCCTCGTTGGCGGCCACCGCGTCGAGGGCGGCGGCGCGGTCCATGAAGCCGTCCGGCGAACTGCTGGCGAGCAGGGCGGACGCGACGCTGAGCCGGCCGGTGCGGTAGGCGGCCCCGGCGATCTTTCCGACCTTGGCGGTGTGCGCGACCAGCTCGACCTCGGTGGTCTTGAGCTGCGCGGCGAGCTGCTGCTGCCGCTTGACCGAGGTGTCCAGGGCGCGCTTGGCGTCGATGTAGCCCTTGCTGGCGGCCTCCAACTGGGCCCGCAGGGCGGGGGTGCCGCCCTCCTCGTCCTGGCCGGGAGCCGCGGCGAGCAGACCGGCGCGGGCATTGGCCGCCGCCTGGGCGGCGGTGACCGGGGTCACCGCGGCGCCGAGGGCGAGCATCGTGGCGATCAGGGCCGCCGTTCGGGCGGCACGTCGTCGTACGGGTGCCATCACTGGCATGCATGTGTCCTTCCGTCAGCCGCCGACCGGGTTAGCTGACGGGTTCGGGACGGAAGATCCCTACCGCTGACGCGGATGCACCCCACGAACATGGTTCCCCGGTTCGCCCCGCCGGGCGATTAGGCGGCGGCCACCGCCGGCACCGGTGGGTGCCGCCTGGCGGAGGCCGAAGCCGAGCCTACCGGTGCCGGTGTGACTGGTGTAGTGCAGGTGACGGAGGGTGTGTGTCCACTAACAGTCAAATCCGGCATAGCATCACAATACGCTCCCAGATTTAAGGTTGTCCTCATTACCACTCGACTGCCCCACAGGCCCCGGAGGACGCGCCGGGCTCGATCTGCAACGTGGCGTGCTCGATCTTGAAGTCGTCGTGCAGCGCGGCCCGGGCGGCGCCCAGCACCGCGCCGACCTCTGCGTCGGGCTCCATTCTCAGGTGCGCCGAGGCCACCTCCATCCCGGAGGTCAGCGTCCAGACGTGCAGGTCGTGTACCTCGGCGACGCCGGGCACGGCGGCCAGCCGGTCGTGCACCGCGGTGACCTGGAGGTGCTCCGGCGCGGCCTGTACCAGGATGCGCAGCGCGGCCCGCCCCAGCCGCCAGGTGCGCGGCAGGATGAACAGCCCGATCGCGACCGCCACCAGCGGGTCCGCCCACCACCAGCCGGTGGTGGCGATCAGCAGGGCAGCCCCGATCACGCCGAGTGACCCCAGCAGGTCGCCGAGGACTTCCAGGTACGCGCCGTGGACGTTGATGCTCTCCTTCGCCCCGGAGCGCAGCAGCGCGAAGGCGCCGATGTTGGCGAGCAGGCCGAGTACGGCGACCACCAGCATCGGGGCCGCCAGCACCTCCGGCGGGTCGCCGAAGCGGCGCACCGCCTCGATCACGACGTAGACCGCGACGCCGGAGAGCAGCAAGGCGTTGGCCAGCGCGGCGAGCACCTCCAGCCGGTAGAGGCCGAAGGTGCGCTGCGGGTCGGCGCCCGCCCGCCGGGTGGCGGCGATCGCGGCGAGCGCCATGCCGATGCCGAGCACGTCGGTGAACATGTGCCCGGCGTCGCTCAGCAGAGCCAGCGAGCCCGTGCGGAAGGCGGCCACCGCCT
This window harbors:
- a CDS encoding cation diffusion facilitator family transporter, which encodes MGAGHDHHHGSVANAGHRYRGRLWAAFGLLAGLMVVEAVAAFRTGSLALLSDAGHMFTDVLGIGMALAAIAATRRAGADPQRTFGLYRLEVLAALANALLLSGVAVYVVIEAVRRFGDPPEVLAAPMLVVAVLGLLANIGAFALLRSGAKESINVHGAYLEVLGDLLGSLGVIGAALLIATTGWWWADPLVAVAIGLFILPRTWRLGRAALRILVQAAPEHLQVTAVHDRLAAVPGVAEVHDLHVWTLTSGMEVASAHLRMEPDAEVGAVLGAARAALHDDFKIEHATLQIEPGASSGACGAVEW
- the surE gene encoding 5'/3'-nucleotidase SurE, which gives rise to MTLRVLVTNDDGIAAPGIQALARAAADRGLDVVVAAPLEEASGTSAAMNAVERDGHVVVREHPLPELPEVPAFGVAGSPGFIALIAVHGAFGPPPTVVLSGINRGANAGRAVLHSGTVGAAFTAAANGCRAMAVSLDVLSAGEATAASGGAAVAAAARVRDAERHWSTAARVALDLLPRLTAGPVESVLNVNAPDLPHGRLRGVRRGTLASFGQVQMTVAEAGHGFVRTSLAEPGQAVQPGTDLALLAEGYASVTAIRAVTEVTDVDLSGLGDT
- a CDS encoding 1-phosphofructokinase family hexose kinase, with product MSGHVMVFAPTPRLTVTVDQPSEAPELHLHPGGQGVWQARMVMSLGVDVVLCTALGGEIGQVLEPLLVSEGVDLKVVLRESGSGGYVHDRRDGSRQEIVDVPGQPLSRHELDELYNLALGEGLRATVSVLSGPNEPSLVPADLYRRFAADLGANGSRVVVDLCGEHLDAVLDSGVFFLKISHEELIADGRADGEDEEQLTRALYDLHAGGAENVVVSRADKPALALVDGEVFEVEMPRLEAADTRGAGDSMTAGVAAVVARGGDVRTAIRTGAAAGALNVTRHGLGTGRLDSITGLVDRVRLVPAGSRPHERTTPDELADRAAER
- a CDS encoding coiled-coil domain-containing protein; translated protein: MAPVRRRAARTAALIATMLALGAAVTPVTAAQAAANARAGLLAAAPGQDEEGGTPALRAQLEAASKGYIDAKRALDTSVKRQQQLAAQLKTTEVELVAHTAKVGKIAGAAYRTGRLSVASALLASSSPDGFMDRAAALDAVAANEDRALRDLQQTRDEATRTQLALNGEIREQRKQVAVMDKRKEQAERALTVANRQQSASGGTSPGSTSKKTAKSAPRNSDGSWPSESCSVNDPTPASGCITPRTLHALNQAKAAGFTRYVSCYRSGGSGEHPKGRACDFAAQKSGFGGDATGGDRTYGNNLAAYFVGNADRLAVLYVIWYRQIWLPSSGWKSYSGANGDPSSDHTNHVHLSVY